From Gemmobacter sp., the proteins below share one genomic window:
- a CDS encoding Lrp/AsnC family transcriptional regulator produces MKESSSDRSLDAIDRRILRELVRDGRLSNAQLAERVGLSASPCWQRTRRLESEGYIQGYTAILDRELLGVPETVLIEVTLERHDDAVLENFGRQMAAMPEVIEVWLVTGEYDYVIKVAVNGTRGYEEFLRHRLYKVPGIRHSRSSFALRCLKQGGVPVLE; encoded by the coding sequence ATGAAGGAATCATCTTCCGACCGCAGTCTGGATGCCATCGACCGGCGCATCCTGCGCGAACTGGTGCGCGATGGGCGGTTGTCAAATGCGCAACTGGCCGAACGGGTCGGGCTATCGGCCAGCCCCTGCTGGCAGCGCACCCGGCGGCTGGAATCCGAAGGCTATATCCAGGGCTATACCGCCATTCTGGACCGCGAATTGCTGGGTGTGCCGGAAACCGTGCTGATCGAGGTCACGCTGGAACGGCATGACGATGCGGTGCTGGAAAATTTCGGCCGCCAGATGGCCGCCATGCCCGAGGTGATCGAGGTCTGGCTGGTAACCGGCGAATATGACTATGTGATCAAGGTCGCGGTGAACGGCACGCGCGGCTATGAGGAATTCCTGCGCCACCGCCTCTACAAGGTGCCGGGCATCCGCCATTCGCGGTCCAGCTTTGCGCTGCGCTGTCTGAAACAGGGGGGCGTGCCGGTGCTGGAGTGA